In Geminocystis sp. NIES-3708, a single window of DNA contains:
- the rpmG gene encoding 50S ribosomal protein L33 translates to MASKKGVRIIITLECTECRTNNDKRSAGVSRYTTMKNRRNTTGRMELKKFCTHCNKHTVHKEIK, encoded by the coding sequence ATGGCAAGTAAAAAAGGTGTCCGTATAATTATCACTCTTGAATGCACTGAGTGTCGCACAAATAATGATAAACGCTCTGCTGGTGTTTCTCGTTATACAACCATGAAAAACAGACGCAATACTACTGGCAGAATGGAACTGAAAAAATTCTGTACTCATTGCAATAAACACACCGTTCACAAAGAAATTAAATAG
- the lysS gene encoding lysine--tRNA ligase translates to MFWADKIAETSQQPELVNDSKTPSGRVHVGSVRGVIIHDVMYRALKRAGKPVKFTYGVDDYDALDTVPHYLDQEKFTPYLGYPLCNVPSPNNSASDYAKYFMGEFLEVFEYLGVKAEIYYLRDLYRSGKLNTYIDKFLRHAQDVREVYKDVSKAERPNNWYPFQVVCENCGKIATTNVTDYDGEKVFYTCKEDATDWVKGCGHQGWVSPFDGNGKLPWKVEWVAKWDLVGVTMEMAGKDHSQKGGSRDVANAICRKVLHKKPPFHSPYEFILVNGTKMSSSKGVGSSAKDMADLLPPELLRFLMLRTQPKTVINFAPNYDTIIRLFRDYDNLLNEYTKLQKNSSEVELDKNLLPLFYAQLGEEIKTYYTFDISTLISLLQVPHLDLKAEIRKRADRELNEYDWEKINERIMVAKKWLEDYADEEEKLVIYFDTIPAIASQLSDEQKQYLIALKDILTNVENWEGEELQTALFTATKQLNVSPNIAFPAVYYSFLGKEKGPKAGYLFSYLDKNFVLKRLNDVIK, encoded by the coding sequence ATGTTTTGGGCGGATAAAATAGCGGAAACATCTCAACAACCAGAATTAGTGAACGATTCCAAAACCCCTTCAGGTAGAGTTCATGTTGGTTCAGTAAGAGGGGTAATTATTCATGATGTCATGTATCGTGCCTTAAAAAGAGCTGGAAAACCTGTGAAATTCACTTATGGTGTTGATGATTACGATGCGTTAGATACTGTACCTCACTATTTAGATCAAGAAAAATTTACTCCTTATCTAGGTTATCCTCTTTGTAATGTTCCTTCTCCTAATAATAGTGCTTCTGATTATGCTAAATATTTTATGGGAGAATTTTTAGAAGTTTTTGAGTATTTAGGAGTTAAAGCTGAGATTTATTATTTGAGAGATTTATATCGCTCCGGCAAACTAAACACTTATATTGATAAATTTTTACGTCATGCTCAAGATGTGAGAGAAGTATATAAAGATGTCAGTAAAGCGGAACGTCCTAATAACTGGTATCCTTTTCAAGTAGTTTGCGAAAATTGTGGAAAAATTGCCACCACCAATGTTACTGACTATGATGGCGAAAAAGTTTTTTATACCTGCAAAGAAGACGCTACAGACTGGGTTAAAGGTTGTGGACACCAAGGGTGGGTGTCGCCTTTTGATGGTAATGGTAAACTACCTTGGAAAGTTGAGTGGGTAGCTAAATGGGATTTAGTTGGTGTAACGATGGAAATGGCTGGAAAAGATCATTCCCAAAAAGGTGGCTCTCGTGATGTTGCTAACGCTATTTGTCGTAAAGTTTTGCACAAAAAACCACCCTTTCATTCTCCTTATGAATTCATCCTCGTTAATGGTACAAAAATGAGTTCTTCCAAGGGTGTTGGCTCAAGTGCAAAAGATATGGCGGATTTATTACCACCAGAATTATTACGTTTTTTAATGTTAAGAACTCAACCAAAAACTGTGATTAATTTTGCTCCTAATTATGACACAATTATTCGTTTATTTAGAGATTATGATAATTTATTAAATGAATATACTAAATTGCAAAAAAATAGTTCAGAAGTAGAATTAGATAAAAATTTATTACCTTTATTTTATGCACAATTAGGAGAAGAAATTAAAACCTATTATACCTTTGATATTAGCACCTTGATTTCTTTATTACAAGTACCCCATTTAGACTTAAAAGCCGAAATTAGAAAAAGAGCAGATAGAGAATTAAACGAGTATGATTGGGAAAAAATAAATGAAAGAATTATGGTAGCTAAGAAATGGTTAGAAGACTATGCTGATGAAGAAGAAAAACTTGTTATTTATTTTGATACAATTCCAGCTATTGCTTCACAATTAAGTGATGAACAAAAACAATATTTAATCGCATTAAAAGATATATTAACTAATGTTGAAAATTGGGAAGGAGAAGAGTTACAGACAGCTTTGTTTACTGCGACAAAACAGTTAAATGTTAGCCCGAATATAGCATTTCCTGCCGTTTATTATTCATTTTTAGGTAAAGAAAAAGGACCAAAAGCTGGTTATTTATTTTCTTATTTAGACAAAAACTTTGTATTAAAACGTTTAAATGATGTAATTAAATAA
- a CDS encoding EI24 domain-containing protein, with amino-acid sequence MTRQILTGFGFFSGISYPFLAVKFLAVNKKLWKYLIIPIIINFAVGITTYILLLKPSLKLFDSVTNDIIIWIDKVIDKLPEWSNLLIYIIVFVSLLLKISLFILLLFIIGFIITQFGSILGSPWYGKLSEQLEILNTGKLEIIEINIFYDIFRAILFELKKIVLIIIISLPLFLLNFIPSIGNIISLIGGITLTITIICLDFFDAILERKRLHFRQKLNFVRQGFPTTAGFGLICLILISVPLLNLIIIPICVSGGTLLVCDQTRNN; translated from the coding sequence ATGACTAGACAGATTCTAACGGGATTTGGTTTTTTTTCAGGTATCAGTTATCCTTTTTTAGCAGTAAAATTTTTAGCGGTCAATAAAAAATTATGGAAATATTTAATAATTCCTATTATTATCAATTTCGCCGTAGGAATTACTACATATATTTTACTCTTAAAACCTAGCTTAAAATTATTTGATTCTGTGACAAATGATATTATTATTTGGATAGATAAAGTAATTGATAAATTACCAGAATGGTCTAATTTATTAATTTATATAATAGTTTTTGTTAGCTTATTATTAAAGATAAGTTTATTTATTCTATTGTTATTTATAATCGGCTTTATTATTACTCAATTTGGGTCAATTTTAGGTTCACCTTGGTATGGCAAATTATCAGAACAATTAGAAATTTTAAATACAGGAAAGTTAGAAATAATAGAAATAAATATTTTTTACGATATATTCAGAGCAATTTTATTTGAACTAAAAAAGATAGTGTTAATTATTATAATAAGTTTACCATTATTTTTACTTAACTTTATTCCTAGCATTGGAAATATAATTTCTTTAATAGGTGGTATAACATTAACCATAACTATTATTTGTTTAGATTTTTTTGATGCAATTTTAGAAAGAAAACGTTTACACTTTCGACAAAAACTAAATTTTGTAAGACAAGGATTTCCTACTACTGCTGGTTTTGGTTTAATCTGTTTAATTTTAATTAGCGTACCTTTACTGAACTTAATTATCATTCCCATTTGCGTTTCAGGGGGTACTTTATTAGTTTGTGATCAAACCCGAAATAATTAA
- a CDS encoding manganese efflux pump MntP family protein — protein sequence MNLITIFLTSVGLAMDAFAVSIGGGISIKKLTLKDYFIIATFFGGFQFIMPILGWVGGLFFREFIISFDHWIAFGLLSLIGGKMLMESFQEEEEEEGTDFRNLYVLLTLAIATSIDALAVGLTFSVIKTPIVEASTIIGIITFFICFFGVFIGNKFGHLFEKQAEMMGGIILIGIGVKILIEHL from the coding sequence ATGAATTTAATTACTATTTTTTTAACATCCGTGGGTTTAGCAATGGATGCTTTTGCCGTGTCTATTGGCGGTGGAATTAGTATCAAAAAACTTACTTTAAAAGATTATTTTATTATTGCTACTTTTTTTGGTGGATTTCAATTTATAATGCCAATATTAGGATGGGTTGGTGGGTTATTTTTTAGGGAATTTATTATTAGTTTTGATCATTGGATTGCCTTCGGTTTATTATCTCTTATTGGTGGAAAAATGCTAATGGAATCTTTTCAAGAAGAGGAGGAAGAAGAGGGGACAGATTTTCGTAATTTATACGTTTTATTAACTTTAGCAATTGCTACAAGTATTGATGCTTTAGCAGTAGGTTTAACTTTTTCAGTTATCAAAACTCCTATTGTGGAAGCTTCTACTATTATTGGCATTATTACTTTTTTTATCTGTTTTTTCGGCGTATTTATTGGCAATAAATTTGGACATCTTTTTGAAAAACAAGCGGAAATGATGGGAGGAATTATTTTAATAGGAATCGGAGTTAAAATTTTAATTGAACATCTTTAA
- a CDS encoding alpha-ketoglutarate-dependent dioxygenase AlkB, whose amino-acid sequence MFEFSLPNSKIIYYPNLWSLDEANFLFKELKSRIKWQQYYITLFGKNHPQPRLTAWYGDQGKIYTYSGMTLYPHGWIKPLIIVKEKIEPIINTKFNSVLLNLYRDGKDGMGWHSDNEKELGKKPVIASVSLGAQRRFLLKPRDKKNNLREEIILSHGSLLIMAGETQEYWLHQIPKTSKPVAPRINLTFRFIVDN is encoded by the coding sequence ATGTTCGAGTTTAGTTTACCTAATAGTAAAATTATTTATTATCCTAATTTATGGTCATTAGATGAAGCTAATTTTTTGTTTAAAGAGCTAAAAAGTAGGATAAAATGGCAACAATATTATATAACTTTATTTGGTAAAAATCATCCTCAACCCCGCTTGACAGCATGGTACGGTGATCAAGGTAAAATATATACTTATTCTGGCATGACTCTATATCCTCATGGGTGGATTAAGCCATTAATAATAGTAAAAGAAAAAATTGAACCAATAATTAATACAAAATTCAATAGTGTTCTATTGAATCTCTATCGTGACGGAAAAGACGGCATGGGATGGCATAGTGATAATGAAAAAGAATTAGGGAAAAAACCTGTTATTGCTTCCGTAAGTTTAGGTGCTCAAAGACGATTTTTATTAAAACCTAGGGATAAAAAAAATAATCTACGAGAGGAAATTATTTTAAGTCATGGTAGTTTATTAATTATGGCAGGGGAGACTCAAGAATATTGGTTACATCAAATTCCAAAAACCAGTAAACCTGTTGCCCCAAGAATTAATTTAACTTTTAGATTTATTGTTGATAATTAA
- a CDS encoding aspartate aminotransferase family protein → MTIATLEPNTNNDFNQDTFNTYVMNTYGRFPVTIEKGSGCRLWDNNGKEYLDFVAGIATCTLGHAHPAMIEAVTKQIQKLHHISNLYYIPEQGELAKWIVDHSCADKVFFCNSGAEANEAAIKLVRKYAHTVLEFLEQPVILTAKSSFHGRTLATVTATGQPKYQKHFQPLVPGFEYVPYNDIIAIEEAITNIDEGDRRVAAIMIEPLQGEGGVRPGDLDYFLRLRKICDETGILLVFDEVQTGVGRTGKMWGYENLGIEPDIFTSAKGLAGGIPIGAMMCKAKCDVFEPGNHASTFGGNPFACGVSLAVLQTIEKENIIQNVQARGEQLRARLRSITAKYPQLFTEVRGWGLINGMEIKADIDLTSLDIVKKAMEKGLLLAPAGPKVLRFVPPLIVSATEIDQAIDILDNAIAFFE, encoded by the coding sequence GTGACTATAGCAACACTTGAACCTAACACTAATAATGATTTTAATCAAGATACTTTCAATACTTATGTAATGAATACCTATGGACGTTTTCCTGTCACCATCGAGAAAGGTTCAGGTTGCCGACTTTGGGATAATAATGGAAAAGAATATCTTGATTTTGTAGCTGGTATTGCTACTTGTACTCTCGGACACGCTCACCCTGCTATGATTGAAGCCGTTACTAAACAGATACAAAAGCTACATCATATATCTAATTTGTATTATATTCCTGAACAAGGAGAGTTAGCAAAATGGATTGTTGATCATTCCTGTGCTGACAAAGTTTTTTTCTGCAATTCTGGTGCAGAAGCAAATGAAGCGGCGATTAAATTAGTGCGCAAATATGCTCATACTGTTTTAGAATTTTTAGAGCAACCCGTTATTCTTACGGCTAAATCTAGCTTTCATGGACGAACTCTAGCTACTGTAACTGCTACAGGACAACCAAAATACCAAAAACATTTTCAACCCTTAGTTCCGGGATTCGAGTATGTTCCTTATAATGATATTATTGCTATTGAAGAGGCTATTACCAATATTGATGAAGGCGATCGCCGTGTAGCCGCTATAATGATAGAACCGTTACAAGGAGAAGGGGGAGTGCGCCCAGGGGATTTAGACTACTTTTTGCGGTTAAGAAAAATTTGTGATGAGACAGGTATTTTATTAGTGTTTGATGAAGTACAAACAGGAGTTGGTAGAACTGGTAAAATGTGGGGTTATGAAAACCTAGGAATTGAGCCCGATATTTTTACCAGTGCTAAGGGTTTAGCAGGTGGAATTCCCATTGGTGCGATGATGTGTAAAGCTAAATGTGATGTGTTTGAACCCGGAAATCATGCTAGTACTTTTGGAGGAAATCCTTTTGCTTGTGGAGTTTCTTTAGCTGTATTGCAAACTATAGAAAAAGAAAATATCATACAAAATGTTCAAGCTAGAGGAGAACAATTACGAGCAAGACTCAGAAGTATTACGGCAAAGTATCCTCAGTTATTTACTGAAGTACGGGGTTGGGGTTTAATCAATGGTATGGAAATTAAAGCTGACATTGATTTAACCTCTCTTGATATAGTCAAAAAAGCTATGGAAAAAGGTTTATTATTAGCACCAGCTGGACCAAAAGTGTTAAGATTTGTACCGCCTTTGATTGTTTCTGCTACAGAAATTGATCAAGCAATTGATATTTTAGACAATGCTATTGCATTTTTTGAGTAA
- a CDS encoding aminopeptidase P N-terminal domain-containing protein translates to MMISSAEYQQRRQKFMNAIGKGVAIFRSAPQAVMHNDVEYVYRQDSDFYYLTGFNESEAVAVFAPNHKEHQFILFVEPKDLAKEIWTGYRVGVEGAKEAYNADIVYPINELDQKLPEYLVTGDRIYYHLGRDAHFNEKIIYNWQRLVASYPKRGSGPVALEDSNFVLHPLRLVKSEAEIVMLKKAAEISVKAHQRAREFAQPGRYEYEIQAEIEHTFRLLGGDGMAYPSIVASGENACILHYIENNRKMEAGDLLLIDAGCCYGYYNGDITRTFPVDGEFTSQQKDIYQLVLSAQLQAIDQVKPGNTYNQYHDKAVEVLVEGLKELKLLNGDSKEIIDGKKYEPFYMHRTGHWLGLDVHDAGNYKQDSEKWTTFQAGHVVTVEPGIYISPYIKPVEGQPEIPDYWKGIGVRIEDDVLVTESGNEVLTIAVEK, encoded by the coding sequence ATGATGATTTCTTCGGCTGAATATCAACAACGTCGTCAAAAATTTATGAATGCTATCGGTAAAGGTGTCGCTATTTTTCGTAGTGCACCTCAAGCAGTAATGCACAATGATGTTGAATATGTTTATCGTCAGGATAGTGATTTTTATTATTTAACAGGGTTTAATGAATCTGAAGCAGTAGCAGTTTTTGCTCCAAATCATAAAGAACATCAATTCATACTTTTTGTAGAGCCAAAAGATTTAGCAAAGGAAATATGGACGGGTTATCGTGTAGGGGTAGAAGGAGCAAAAGAGGCTTATAATGCCGATATAGTTTATCCTATCAATGAATTAGACCAGAAGTTACCCGAATATTTAGTAACAGGTGATCGCATTTACTATCATTTAGGTAGAGATGCTCACTTTAACGAAAAAATTATTTATAATTGGCAAAGATTAGTCGCCAGTTATCCAAAACGAGGTAGTGGTCCTGTAGCTTTAGAAGATTCTAACTTTGTTTTACATCCTTTGCGATTAGTCAAAAGTGAGGCGGAAATTGTGATGTTAAAAAAAGCAGCAGAAATTTCTGTGAAAGCACATCAACGAGCAAGGGAATTTGCACAACCGGGGCGTTATGAATACGAAATACAAGCCGAAATTGAGCATACCTTTAGACTTTTAGGTGGTGATGGCATGGCTTATCCCTCTATCGTGGCATCAGGAGAAAATGCTTGTATTCTGCACTATATTGAGAATAACCGCAAAATGGAGGCTGGAGATTTATTATTAATTGATGCTGGTTGTTGCTATGGCTACTATAACGGTGATATTACTCGCACTTTTCCTGTAGATGGTGAATTTACCTCTCAACAAAAAGACATCTATCAATTAGTATTATCTGCGCAATTACAAGCCATTGATCAAGTCAAACCAGGTAATACCTATAATCAATACCATGATAAGGCTGTAGAAGTATTAGTAGAAGGCTTAAAAGAATTAAAATTATTGAATGGTGATAGTAAAGAGATTATTGACGGTAAAAAATATGAGCCTTTTTATATGCACAGAACAGGACATTGGTTAGGTTTAGATGTTCATGATGCTGGTAATTATAAACAAGATAGCGAAAAATGGACAACTTTTCAAGCAGGTCATGTCGTAACAGTTGAACCCGGAATTTATATTTCACCTTATATTAAACCAGTAGAGGGACAACCAGAAATCCCTGATTATTGGAAAGGAATTGGGGTAAGAATAGAAGATGATGTCTTAGTTACTGAATCAGGTAATGAAGTTTTAACCATTGCTGTCGAAAAATAA
- a CDS encoding AI-2E family transporter: MLEKLSKIPRWLRLSLIFPLLCFNGFLLTLLINYLEPLISFLIIASIIAFLLELLIELLTKKGLKRPLAITLVLLSALIILIITSFILIPILIQQLDELLINVPKWIDQANQYISSNISIFDKFSINIDSIFEQINSKISTIIKTIGTQTFSILFTTINSVFNVLFILILTIFLLIGGEKFWQGIFSWFPQPWDDKIPNYLSDTFKDYFFSRLILVGFASIARGIIFVILGVPSAILFAFGIGIASLVPFIGGIVTLLVTLLLIFKSGQLALLFFIFATIIDQITDNVVAPRFMGELIGLNPIWLIISLFIGAKLGGLLGIFLAVPLASVIKKIIDDFRPLIDSSRGIISENKDS, encoded by the coding sequence ATGTTAGAAAAACTATCAAAAATTCCTCGCTGGTTACGTTTAAGTTTAATTTTTCCTTTACTTTGTTTTAATGGATTTTTATTAACTTTATTAATTAACTATCTCGAACCTTTAATCAGTTTTTTAATTATTGCTAGTATTATCGCTTTTTTATTAGAACTATTAATTGAGTTGTTAACCAAAAAAGGTTTAAAAAGACCTTTAGCAATTACTCTAGTTTTGTTATCAGCGTTAATTATTTTAATTATTACTAGCTTTATTTTAATCCCAATCCTGATTCAACAATTGGATGAACTTCTAATTAATGTACCAAAATGGATTGATCAAGCTAATCAATATATCTCCAGTAATATTTCAATTTTTGATAAATTTTCTATTAATATTGACTCTATTTTTGAACAGATAAATAGTAAAATTTCTACTATTATTAAAACTATTGGTACTCAAACTTTTAGCATTTTATTTACTACTATTAATAGTGTTTTTAATGTTTTATTTATTCTCATCTTAACCATCTTTTTATTAATCGGTGGTGAAAAATTTTGGCAAGGAATTTTTAGCTGGTTTCCTCAGCCTTGGGATGACAAAATACCTAATTATTTAAGTGATACATTTAAAGACTATTTTTTCAGTCGTTTAATTTTAGTTGGATTTGCAAGTATTGCTAGAGGGATTATTTTTGTTATATTAGGAGTACCTTCAGCAATTTTATTCGCTTTCGGCATTGGCATTGCTAGTTTAGTACCTTTTATTGGGGGAATAGTTACTCTTTTAGTTACCTTATTATTAATTTTTAAAAGTGGTCAATTAGCATTGTTATTTTTTATTTTTGCTACTATTATTGATCAAATCACTGATAATGTTGTCGCTCCTCGTTTTATGGGAGAATTAATTGGCTTGAATCCTATTTGGTTAATTATTTCTCTATTTATTGGTGCAAAATTAGGTGGCTTATTAGGGATATTTTTGGCTGTACCTTTAGCCAGTGTTATTAAAAAAATTATTGATGATTTTCGACCACTAATAGACTCTTCTCGTGGTATTATTTCTGAAAATAAAGATTCATAA
- a CDS encoding DUF4327 family protein, translated as MTTYTLPPTYSYGYTLDFIRDEIRALLERGTISRHQPIYSLANYIPPREWLSVEKQLEEKDFLLRDRIGDLLGAENWDND; from the coding sequence ATGACTACTTACACTTTACCGCCCACTTATTCTTACGGTTATACCCTTGATTTTATTCGTGACGAAATTAGAGCTCTTTTAGAAAGGGGTACTATTAGCCGTCATCAACCAATTTATAGTTTAGCTAATTACATTCCTCCTAGAGAATGGTTATCCGTAGAAAAACAATTGGAAGAAAAAGATTTTTTATTGCGCGATCGCATCGGTGATTTATTGGGAGCTGAAAATTGGGATAATGATTAG
- a CDS encoding photosystem II S4 domain protein, translated as MLPREELLKKVENKEEIARIIDKAQQAIKTWELVVSDFLSPPVLTEINQIFSQLTEVKIIPWGGYPQAERQRVGIHREEVFADESQIPVAALDIAGNFLFDTATHRDFLGSILGTGIVREKIGDIIVLGERGAQVIVVEEMVNFLETSLVQVRSVPVKTTRIELSDLKIRPPKIKGMTTVEASLRLDAVASFGFGLSRSKMAEAISNGDVRINWKEITQPSYNIKQGDLVSFRGKGRLEIGEIQVTKKERYRISLTKFV; from the coding sequence ATGTTACCTAGAGAAGAATTATTAAAAAAAGTAGAAAATAAAGAAGAAATTGCTCGCATAATTGATAAAGCACAACAGGCAATTAAAACATGGGAATTAGTCGTGAGTGATTTTCTTTCTCCCCCAGTGTTAACAGAAATTAATCAAATTTTTTCTCAATTAACAGAAGTAAAAATTATTCCATGGGGAGGTTATCCTCAAGCCGAAAGACAACGAGTCGGTATCCATCGAGAAGAAGTCTTTGCCGATGAAAGTCAAATTCCTGTTGCTGCTTTAGATATAGCAGGAAATTTTTTATTCGATACCGCAACTCATCGAGACTTTTTAGGCTCAATTTTAGGCACTGGAATTGTTCGAGAAAAAATTGGTGATATTATTGTCTTAGGAGAAAGAGGAGCACAAGTTATTGTGGTAGAAGAAATGGTAAATTTTCTTGAAACTTCTTTAGTTCAAGTGCGTTCTGTTCCCGTCAAAACTACTCGTATTGAGTTATCTGATTTAAAAATTCGCCCTCCAAAAATAAAAGGAATGACTACTGTAGAAGCTTCTTTACGTTTAGATGCGGTAGCTTCTTTTGGTTTTGGTTTATCTCGTAGTAAAATGGCAGAGGCAATTAGTAACGGGGATGTGAGAATTAATTGGAAGGAAATTACACAACCTAGTTATAATATTAAACAAGGTGATTTAGTTTCTTTCCGAGGTAAAGGTAGATTAGAAATTGGCGAAATTCAAGTTACCAAAAAAGAGCGTTATCGCATTAGTTTAACAAAATTTGTCTGA
- the upp gene encoding uracil phosphoribosyltransferase: MPSQLRIYVPPHPLIKHWLGVARDKNNPSTLFKTAMVELGRWLTYEAIREWLPTMDVEIQTPLTNSPATFIDPNTAIATIPILRAGLTLWEGCQTLLPLAATYHFGVVRNEETLEASCYLNKLPTKFEDNTRILILDPMLATGGSITLAMNEIVKRGGNPNFIRIISVVAAPPALQKLSINYPSLNIYTAMIDEQVNDNGYIVPGLGDAGDRAFGTNNN; this comes from the coding sequence ATGCCGTCACAACTAAGAATTTATGTACCTCCTCATCCTTTAATTAAACATTGGTTGGGAGTGGCAAGGGATAAAAATAATCCTTCTACTCTTTTTAAGACGGCAATGGTAGAATTAGGACGTTGGTTAACTTATGAAGCAATTAGGGAATGGTTGCCGACTATGGATGTTGAAATACAGACACCTTTAACTAATTCTCCTGCTACTTTTATCGATCCTAACACAGCGATCGCTACAATTCCTATTTTAAGGGCAGGTTTAACCTTATGGGAAGGATGTCAAACTTTGTTACCCCTTGCGGCTACTTATCATTTCGGAGTCGTAAGAAACGAAGAAACCCTTGAGGCTAGTTGCTATTTGAATAAATTACCGACTAAGTTTGAAGATAATACCCGTATTTTAATATTAGATCCCATGTTAGCCACTGGTGGATCTATTACATTAGCGATGAATGAAATTGTCAAACGAGGGGGTAATCCTAATTTTATTCGTATCATATCTGTTGTAGCCGCACCTCCAGCTTTACAAAAATTAAGTATTAACTATCCCAGTTTAAATATTTATACTGCTATGATTGATGAGCAAGTGAATGATAATGGTTATATTGTACCCGGATTAGGTGATGCTGGTGATCGTGCTTTTGGTACTAATAATAATTGA